One genomic window of Pontibacillus halophilus JSM 076056 = DSM 19796 includes the following:
- a CDS encoding GNAT family N-acetyltransferase: MFTYKVSNEVSLRLLEEQDAEELFQLTDHSRAHLMEWLPWLDAIRAPSDSLSFIEQARKKFENNEGMDVGIIYHGQIVGIVGFHYFDYTNRKTSIGYWLGEPFQGKGIMTDTCRAMIEYAFITLDMNRIEIRCATQNERSNAIPKRLGFNYEGTARQSEWLYDHYVDHDFYGLLKSEWETIT, from the coding sequence GTGTTTACCTATAAGGTCTCAAATGAAGTATCTCTTCGACTTCTTGAAGAACAAGATGCTGAAGAGTTGTTTCAACTTACCGATCACTCTAGAGCACATTTAATGGAATGGCTTCCATGGCTCGATGCAATTCGCGCACCCAGTGATTCTCTCTCCTTTATTGAACAAGCGCGTAAGAAGTTCGAGAATAATGAGGGGATGGATGTGGGGATCATCTATCATGGACAAATCGTAGGGATTGTTGGATTTCATTACTTTGATTACACCAACCGTAAGACAAGCATCGGTTATTGGCTAGGTGAACCCTTCCAAGGCAAGGGCATTATGACAGACACTTGTCGGGCCATGATAGAATACGCGTTTATAACGCTCGACATGAATCGCATTGAAATCCGATGTGCGACACAGAATGAAAGAAGTAATGCAATTCCTAAGCGTCTAGGTTTCAATTACGAAGGAACTGCGAGACAATCTGAATGGCTCTATGATCACTACGTCGACCACGACTTCTATGGCTTACTAAAAAGCGAGTGGGAAACGATAACGTGA
- the mbcS gene encoding acyl-CoA synthetase MbcS, with the protein MERSELIAPPSYNVVSEVEVYAKDPEHVALKWEDDQGNSREITYNKLIRSANRIGNAFYSQGLKKGDKVLVMIPRSIEAYEVYLGALKAGFVVIPSSEMLKAKDLQYRIQHGEVQAVVSSYPCVDQFQDVNLDGVLPFVIGNHVSGWKSLDDLMNVSSEQLDMADTSSDDLAFISYTSGTTGLPKGVVHTHGWGYAHLRTAASHWLDIKEKDRVWATAGPGWQKWIWSPFLSVLGSGATGFIYQGKFSSSKYLELLQRHEMNVLCCTPTEYRLMAKERNLDQYDLSHMHSAVSAGEPLNREVIDTFKRQFNITVRDGYGQTENTLLVGVLKGMEVKPGSMGKPTPGNRVELIDEEGVPLGVGQVGDIAVHLETPALFKEYYKDPERTQMSRRGDYYVTGDQAKKDEDGYYWFEGRRDDIIISSGYTIGPFEVEDALVKHSAVQECAVVASPDEIRGNVVKAFVVLQPEEQPSDALIEDLQNHVKELTAPYKYPRKIEFLEELPKTTSGKIRRIELRQKEKGVTSQ; encoded by the coding sequence GTGGAACGAAGCGAGCTAATTGCCCCTCCTAGTTACAATGTGGTATCAGAGGTTGAGGTGTATGCCAAAGATCCTGAACATGTAGCATTGAAATGGGAGGACGACCAAGGTAATTCAAGGGAGATTACGTACAATAAGTTAATCCGATCTGCGAACCGAATTGGAAACGCTTTCTATTCACAAGGGCTAAAGAAGGGAGATAAAGTCCTTGTTATGATTCCAAGGTCTATTGAAGCTTACGAAGTGTACCTTGGTGCATTAAAAGCAGGGTTTGTCGTCATCCCAAGTTCCGAGATGTTAAAAGCGAAAGACTTACAGTACCGCATTCAACATGGCGAGGTGCAAGCAGTTGTAAGTTCGTATCCATGTGTAGACCAATTTCAAGATGTTAATTTGGATGGCGTGCTTCCGTTTGTAATTGGGAATCACGTTTCGGGGTGGAAATCGTTAGATGATCTAATGAATGTTTCCTCGGAACAATTAGACATGGCAGACACTTCGTCTGACGATCTTGCATTTATCTCGTACACGTCTGGTACGACTGGATTACCGAAAGGGGTCGTTCATACACATGGCTGGGGGTACGCTCACTTAAGAACAGCAGCCTCTCACTGGTTAGATATTAAAGAGAAAGACCGTGTATGGGCAACGGCTGGTCCAGGGTGGCAGAAGTGGATTTGGAGTCCGTTTCTTTCAGTGCTCGGTTCTGGTGCTACTGGATTTATTTATCAGGGGAAATTCTCAAGCTCTAAATACTTAGAACTGCTTCAGCGTCATGAAATGAACGTCTTGTGTTGTACGCCAACCGAATACCGTCTTATGGCGAAAGAACGTAATTTGGATCAGTATGATTTATCCCATATGCACAGTGCGGTCTCAGCCGGAGAACCTCTTAATCGTGAAGTAATTGACACATTTAAGCGCCAATTTAACATTACCGTACGAGATGGATATGGTCAGACTGAGAATACCCTTCTCGTCGGAGTATTAAAAGGGATGGAAGTGAAGCCGGGCTCCATGGGCAAGCCGACGCCTGGAAACCGTGTTGAACTAATTGATGAAGAAGGGGTTCCGCTAGGCGTTGGACAAGTTGGGGATATTGCTGTCCATCTTGAAACACCTGCCTTGTTTAAAGAATACTATAAAGATCCTGAACGCACCCAAATGTCTCGACGAGGTGATTACTATGTTACCGGAGACCAAGCCAAAAAAGATGAGGATGGGTATTACTGGTTTGAGGGGCGGAGGGATGACATTATTATTAGTTCTGGCTACACCATTGGTCCATTTGAAGTTGAAGATGCGCTCGTAAAACATTCTGCTGTGCAAGAATGTGCGGTTGTTGCAAGTCCCGATGAAATTAGAGGGAATGTTGTCAAAGCATTTGTCGTCCTTCAACCAGAAGAGCAACCGTCGGATGCGTTAATTGAAGACCTGCAAAACCATGTGAAAGAGCTAACTGCGCCTTACAAATACCCTCGGAAAATTGAGTTTCTAGAAGAACTACCGAAAACGACATCTGGGAAGATTCGTCGAATTGAACTCAGGCAGAAGGAAAAAGGAGTTACATCCCAGTAA
- a CDS encoding YczE/YyaS/YitT family protein — translation MLYRVTIYLLGMILNFFGVALIINAALGAGFWTAFFVGMSDMFGYTVGFWYAVFQLIFIFVNGWLMKQLPEVRAIIPLVLESLILDFWLEVVFTHVDWSGAPIWWQLLILATGVMIVGLGVAVYILPQFPRAPVDQLFLAVSERFNLSLRAGQTLVAVVTASAGFLIGGPVGLGTLAGVLFLGIVIQFWYTRVYPVYHRYAPVQPVEQVSYET, via the coding sequence ATGCTTTATCGAGTTACGATTTACCTTCTTGGAATGATATTAAATTTCTTCGGTGTAGCGTTAATTATTAACGCAGCTCTTGGCGCAGGCTTTTGGACAGCTTTCTTCGTAGGGATGTCTGACATGTTCGGATATACAGTTGGCTTTTGGTATGCTGTGTTTCAATTAATCTTCATATTCGTGAATGGGTGGTTAATGAAACAGTTGCCTGAAGTAAGAGCAATTATTCCACTTGTGCTCGAATCACTGATTCTAGACTTCTGGCTTGAAGTTGTATTTACACACGTGGATTGGTCAGGAGCCCCTATCTGGTGGCAACTTCTCATCTTAGCAACAGGAGTCATGATTGTAGGTCTTGGTGTAGCCGTTTATATACTACCACAGTTTCCGCGCGCTCCTGTAGATCAGCTGTTCTTAGCTGTGAGCGAACGATTCAATTTGAGCTTACGCGCTGGTCAGACACTTGTCGCTGTCGTCACTGCAAGCGCAGGTTTTCTTATCGGTGGGCCTGTGGGACTTGGGACATTAGCAGGTGTACTGTTTCTAGGTATAGTTATTCAATTTTGGTATACGCGGGTATATCCGGTCTATCATCGTTATGCCCCCGTCCAGCCAGTAGAACAAGTATCTTATGAAACATAA
- a CDS encoding GntR family transcriptional regulator: protein MSERTSMIHKVYEAIKEAILFRRLAPGTQLVEQVISLRLEVSRTPIRHALKQLEQEGLVTIIPNRGAFVVQPTLAEIHQAFEIRKELEQMAARLSVHSLEEPDFEEMRRLIKQEKESYTKDSLMNYIEVNNAFHMYLAEKSGNSFLQDYMKRLLNQIDVYLMLYDIFYDVDMKQSDRFKEHEHIVQALEQKDLPRVYELLERHMEISINNMYVEKQTYHSLEDEFM from the coding sequence ATGAGTGAACGAACGTCTATGATTCACAAAGTTTATGAAGCCATAAAGGAAGCCATCTTATTCCGGAGGCTGGCTCCTGGGACACAATTGGTGGAGCAAGTCATTTCTTTGCGTCTTGAAGTTTCGCGTACTCCGATTCGACACGCGCTCAAACAACTAGAACAAGAAGGACTTGTCACAATTATTCCAAATCGCGGTGCCTTCGTCGTTCAGCCAACGTTAGCGGAAATTCATCAGGCTTTCGAAATACGCAAAGAATTGGAACAAATGGCTGCTCGTTTAAGCGTTCATTCCTTAGAAGAACCAGACTTTGAAGAGATGAGACGTTTAATCAAGCAAGAGAAAGAAAGCTATACGAAAGATAGTTTAATGAATTACATTGAAGTAAATAACGCATTTCATATGTATCTCGCTGAAAAGAGTGGAAATAGCTTTCTACAAGATTATATGAAGCGGTTATTAAACCAAATTGATGTGTACTTGATGTTATACGATATCTTCTATGACGTGGATATGAAACAAAGTGATCGATTTAAAGAGCATGAACACATTGTACAAGCTCTTGAACAAAAGGATTTGCCCCGAGTTTATGAGTTGTTGGAACGTCATATGGAAATAAGTATAAACAACATGTACGTAGAGAAGCAGACTTATCATTCATTAGAAGATGAGTTCATGTAA
- a CDS encoding YitT family protein, which produces MRNKVLSFLIMNFGVLCVAVNTVFFLSPNNLATGGVSGLSIILNQVFAHIPVGVFMLIANLACLVLGFIFIGFKFGAKTIYTSIAVSIMVWALEVLIPIQEPMSNDVLIQLIIGQAIAAFGIAIVFHQGASTGGTDIIAMIINKYLGIDMGKAVLFSDFAIAGFSILLFGPQVGLYALFGVILNGIVIDYALQQLNDNKEIVIISSESDRVRAFIVEELGKGATIHAAKGAFNYESKEVITTILKRKDLSKLKRYIAQVDETAFVTVHNMNEILGQNFKRLA; this is translated from the coding sequence ATGCGAAATAAAGTGCTCTCATTTCTTATTATGAATTTCGGCGTGTTATGTGTAGCCGTTAACACCGTATTCTTCTTGTCACCGAATAACCTCGCAACCGGGGGAGTCAGTGGCCTTTCAATCATTCTTAACCAGGTTTTCGCACATATTCCAGTTGGTGTTTTCATGTTAATTGCCAACTTGGCTTGCTTAGTACTCGGTTTTATTTTTATTGGGTTTAAATTTGGAGCAAAGACGATTTATACAAGTATCGCCGTTTCCATTATGGTATGGGCACTTGAAGTGTTGATTCCAATCCAAGAACCAATGAGTAATGACGTGTTGATTCAACTTATTATTGGACAAGCGATTGCGGCCTTCGGTATTGCGATTGTCTTCCACCAAGGGGCTTCAACGGGCGGAACAGACATTATTGCGATGATTATTAACAAGTACCTAGGAATTGACATGGGGAAAGCCGTGCTGTTCTCTGACTTTGCAATTGCAGGCTTCTCAATCTTACTCTTCGGTCCACAAGTTGGATTGTATGCATTATTCGGTGTCATTCTAAATGGAATCGTAATCGATTATGCACTACAGCAGTTAAATGATAATAAGGAAATTGTCATTATCAGTTCAGAAAGCGATCGTGTACGTGCCTTTATTGTAGAAGAGTTAGGGAAAGGCGCTACGATTCATGCTGCCAAAGGTGCATTTAACTATGAATCGAAAGAGGTTATTACGACCATCTTGAAACGAAAAGACTTGAGCAAACTAAAACGGTATATTGCACAAGTCGATGAGACGGCTTTCGTTACTGTGCACAATATGAACGAGATTTTAGGACAGAACTTTAAACGATTAGCCTAA